A stretch of Oceanivirga salmonicida DNA encodes these proteins:
- a CDS encoding HU family DNA-binding protein, which produces MKKKEFIDLFAKKTNESKKKSEKYINLMLETLEESLLKENKVRFVGWGTFSKIVRKGREGINPLTGKHLVIPDKKVVKFTVGKRLEDKLNNK; this is translated from the coding sequence ATGAAAAAGAAAGAATTTATTGATTTATTTGCTAAAAAAACTAACGAATCAAAAAAGAAATCTGAAAAATATATTAATCTTATGTTAGAAACATTAGAAGAATCTCTTTTAAAGGAAAATAAAGTAAGATTTGTAGGTTGGGGAACTTTTTCTAAAATAGTTAGAAAAGGTAGAGAAGGAATTAATCCTTTGACTGGAAAACACCTAGTTATACCCGATAAAAAAGTTGTTAAATTTACTGTTGGAAAAAGATTAGAAGATAAATTAAATAATAAGTAG
- a CDS encoding galactokinase, which translates to MKYVENLLKVYKNDLSKVTRFENLLLKFEEKFGKTENYEFFSSPGRTEIIGNHTDHNFGKVVCASINLDTIAVASINNSNFVHIISLGYDEDYKIDITDLNIKKEDTWSCILVKGLLEAISKIGKIGGANICITSDVISSAGVSSSASFEMLISCIMNSFFNNSELDIIKLAKTGQYAENNNWNKKSGLLDQIACGYGGMIAIDFKDINNPVIEKLNSTDLENKYDIIITPTGKGHADLGDEYSSIPNEMISISDTQLRNTSKENLLKNLNEIRDKVSDRALLRAMHFFNENERVDKLILALKDKRYDEFLEIVKESGLSSWKYLQNVYVNSDPSYQPISLMLALTENYIKDNNLNASCRVHGGGFAGVIMTVLERKDSDKYIEFIEKYIKDKCYKVNIRPYGSINISRV; encoded by the coding sequence ATGAAATATGTTGAAAATTTATTAAAAGTATATAAAAATGATTTAAGCAAAGTTACAAGATTTGAAAATCTTTTATTAAAATTTGAAGAAAAATTTGGCAAAACAGAAAATTATGAATTTTTCTCTTCTCCTGGTAGAACAGAAATTATAGGAAATCATACAGACCATAATTTTGGAAAAGTTGTCTGTGCTAGTATAAATCTTGATACTATTGCTGTTGCTAGTATAAATAATAGTAATTTTGTTCATATTATAAGTCTTGGTTATGATGAAGACTATAAAATTGATATTACTGATTTAAATATAAAAAAAGAAGATACTTGGTCTTGTATTTTAGTAAAAGGTTTACTAGAAGCAATAAGTAAAATTGGTAAAATCGGTGGTGCTAATATATGCATCACATCTGATGTTATATCATCAGCTGGTGTTAGTTCATCTGCTTCATTTGAAATGTTAATATCTTGTATAATGAATTCATTTTTTAATAATAGCGAATTAGATATAATAAAATTAGCTAAGACTGGTCAATATGCAGAAAACAATAACTGGAATAAAAAATCTGGCTTATTAGATCAAATTGCATGTGGCTATGGGGGTATGATTGCCATTGATTTTAAAGATATAAATAATCCTGTTATTGAAAAATTAAATTCAACTGATTTAGAAAATAAATATGATATAATAATAACACCTACTGGTAAAGGACATGCGGATTTAGGAGATGAATATTCTAGCATTCCTAATGAAATGATTAGTATTTCTGATACACAACTTCGTAATACTAGTAAAGAAAATTTATTAAAAAATTTAAATGAAATTAGAGATAAAGTATCAGATAGAGCTTTACTTCGTGCTATGCATTTTTTTAACGAAAATGAAAGAGTTGATAAATTGATTTTAGCATTAAAAGATAAAAGATATGATGAATTTCTTGAAATAGTTAAAGAATCTGGTTTATCATCTTGGAAATATTTACAAAATGTCTATGTTAATTCTGATCCAAGTTATCAACCAATATCACTTATGTTGGCATTAACTGAAAACTATATAAAAGACAATAATTTAAATGCTTCATGTAGAGTTCATGGTGGTGGATTTGCTGGTGTCATTATGACAGTATTAGAAAGAAAAGATAGTGATAAATACATTGAATTTATTGAAAAATATATAAAAGATAAATGTTATAAAGTTAATATTAGACCATATGGTTCAATAAATATTAGTAGAGTATAA
- the rph gene encoding ribonuclease PH, with translation MRANNRKNNEMRELKVTPNYTMHAEGSVLIEFGNTKVLCNATVEDKIPQFLRGQGKGWLTAEYSMLPRATNTRNKRESNMGKQTGRTIEIQRLIGRSLRACIDFEVLGEKTITIDCDVLQADGGTRTASITGGYLALELAIQKLLANKTLAKNPLISKVAAISIGIIDGEMMLDLDYSEDSRAEVDMNIVMNNKNEFIEIQGTGENATFKYSDLLNFIEISKNAFDLLFLL, from the coding sequence ATGAGAGCAAATAATAGAAAAAATAATGAGATGAGGGAGTTAAAAGTAACTCCTAATTATACTATGCATGCAGAAGGGTCAGTTTTAATAGAATTTGGTAATACAAAAGTCCTATGTAATGCAACAGTAGAAGATAAAATACCGCAATTTTTAAGGGGACAAGGTAAAGGATGGCTTACTGCGGAATACAGTATGTTACCAAGAGCGACTAATACTAGAAATAAGAGAGAATCAAATATGGGAAAACAAACAGGTAGAACTATTGAAATACAAAGATTAATTGGCAGATCTTTAAGAGCATGTATAGATTTTGAAGTTTTGGGTGAAAAAACAATAACAATAGACTGTGATGTATTGCAGGCTGATGGTGGAACTAGAACTGCTTCTATAACAGGTGGTTATTTAGCATTAGAGTTAGCAATACAAAAATTATTGGCCAATAAAACATTAGCAAAGAATCCATTAATATCTAAAGTTGCTGCAATTAGTATAGGTATAATAGATGGTGAAATGATGTTAGACCTTGATTATAGTGAAGATTCTAGGGCAGAAGTAGATATGAATATTGTTATGAATAATAAGAATGAATTTATTGAAATACAAGGAACGGGAGAAAATGCAACATTTAAGTATTCAGATCTCCTTAATTTTATTGAAATTTCTAAAAATGCATTTGACTTATTATTCTTATTATAG